The following coding sequences are from one Anopheles cruzii unplaced genomic scaffold, idAnoCruzAS_RS32_06 scaffold01683_ctg1, whole genome shotgun sequence window:
- the LOC128276593 gene encoding protein EFR3 homolog cmp44E-like, with translation MSMIKCCFEPLEMPEFLDSFVKKCTEGCCCGCCSALRPRYKRLVDNIFPANPEDGLVKSNMEKLTFYSLRSPEKLDRIGEYLYQRASKDIYRKRYKFVEIAMEAMDLLLMACHAQILNLFVESFLRMVQKLLEDTNPTLQIMATNSFVRFANIEEDTPSYHRRYDFFISKFSSMCYGNNDDEELRDSIRMAGIKGLQGVIRKTVSDDLVANIWEKQHMEKIVPSLLFNMQSGPSKSTDAEATPSTPPLLAEAVLRELVSRASFGHIKSVLKPLLTHLDHHKLWVPNRFAIDTFRIVMISIQPQYSYTVVETLMSHLDQNLTSSPKTRTSLAVVLSKIIAIAAGESV, from the coding sequence GttgttgcggctgctgttCTGCCCTGCGGCCCCGTTACAAACGGCTGGTGGACAATATCTTTCCGGCGAATCCGGAAGATGGGCTGGTGAAGTCGAACATGGAGAAGCTCACCTTCTACTCGCTCCGCTCGCCGGAAAAGCTCGACCGCATCGGCGAGTACCTGTACCAGCGGGCCTCGAAGGACATTTACCGGAAGCGCTACAAGTTCGTCGAGATCGCGATGGAGGCGATggatctgctgctgatggcttGCCACGCGCAGATACTGAACCTGTTCGTCGAATCGTTCTTGCGCATGGTGCAGAAGCTGCTCGAGGACACTAACCCGACGCTGCAGATAATGGCCACGaactcgttcgttcggtttgccAACATCGAAGAGGACACTCCGTCCTATCACCGGCGGTACGACTTTTTCATCTCCAAGTTTTCCTCCATGTGTTAcggcaacaacgacgacgaggagctaCGCGACAGCATCCGAATGGCGGGCATCAAGGGTTTGCAGGGTGTGATCCGGAAGACGGTTTCGGACGATCTGGTGGCAAACATCTGGGAGAAGCAGCACATGGAGAAGATCGTCCCCTCGCTGCTGTTCAACATGCAGTCCGGCCCGTCCAAGTCGACGGATGCCGAAGCGACCCCTTCGACGCCGCCACTGTTGGCCGAAGCCGTGCTGCGTGAGCTCGTGAGCCGTGCCTCGTTCGGACATATCAAATCGGTCCTGAAGCCGCTCTTGACGCATCTGGACCATCACAAGCTGTGGGTGCCGAATCGGTTCGCCATCGACACGTTCCGCATCGTTATGATCTCGATTCAGCCGCAGTATTCGTACACCGTCGTCGAGACGCTCATGTCGCATCTCGATCAAAACCTAACCTCGTCGCCCAAAACGCGCACCTCGTTGGCGGTGGTCCTCTCGAAGATTATTGCCATCGCGGCGGGCGAGAGCGTCG